A section of the Phacochoerus africanus isolate WHEZ1 chromosome 4, ROS_Pafr_v1, whole genome shotgun sequence genome encodes:
- the FEM1A gene encoding protein fem-1 homolog A, which yields MDLHTAVYNAARDGKLQLLQKLLSGRSREELEELTGEVASGGTPLLIAARYGHLDVVEYLVDRCGASVEAGGSVHFDGETIEGAPPLWAASAAGHLDVVRSLLRRGASVNRTTRTNSTPLRAACFDGHLEVVRYLVGEHQADLEVANRHGHTCLMISCYKGHREIARYLLEQGAQVNRRSAKGNTALHDCAESGSLEILQLLLGCNARMERDGYGMTPLLAASVTGHTNIVEYLIQEQPAGEETRPGLSREGPTASPACVQPQSPRCCSASPEEPLSGESSESCCPTSREAAVEALELLGATYVDKKRDLLGALKHWRRAMELRHQGGAYLPKPEPPQLVLAYDYSREVNTAEELEALITDPDEMRMQALLIRERILGPSHPDTSYYIRYRGAVYADSGNFERCIRLWKYALDMQQNNLEPLSPMTASSFLSFAELFSYVLQDRSAKGSLGTQIGFADLMGVLCKGVREVERALQLPKEPGDSAQFTKALAIILHLLYLLEKVECTPDQEHLKHQTVYRLLKCAPRGKNGFTPLHMAVDAETTNVGRYPVGRFPSLQVVKVLLDCGADPDSRDFDNNTPLHIAAQNNCPGIMNALIEAGAHMDATNAFKKTAYELLDEKLLAKSTIQPFNYVTLQCLAARALDKNKIPYKGFIPEELEAFIELH from the coding sequence ATGGACCTCCATACCGCCGTGTACAATGCCGCCCGCGATGGCAAGCTGCAGCTGCTTCAGAAGCTGCTCAGCGGCCGGAGccgggaggagctggaggagctgaCGGGCGAGGTGGCCAGCGGGGGAACACCACTGCTAATCGCCGCCCGCTACGGCCACTTGGACGTGGTCGAGTACCTGGTGGACCGGTGCGGCGCGAGCGTGGAAGCAGGCGGCTCGGTGCACTTCGATGGCGAGACCATCGAGGGCGCGCCGCCGCTGTGGGCAGCCTCTGCTGCGGGCCACCTGGACGTGGTGCGGAGCCTGCTGCGCCGCGGGGCCTCGGTGAACCGCACCACACGCACCAACTCGACGCCCTTGCGCGCCGCCTGCTTCGACGGGCACCTGGAGGTGGTGCGCTACTTGGTGGGCGAGCACCAGGCGGACCTGGAGGTGGCCAACCGGCACGGGCACACGTGCCTTATGATTTCCTGTTACAAGGGCCACCGCGAGATCGCCCGCTACCTGCTGGAGCAGGGCGCCCAGGTGAATCGGCGCAGCGCCAAAGGCAACACGGCCCTGCACGACTGTGCTGAGTCTGGCAGCCTGGAGATCTTGCAGCTGCTGCTCGGGTGCAACGCCCGCATGGAACGTGACGGCTACGGTATGACCCCGCTGCTGGCGGCCAGCGTGACGGGCCACACCAACATCGTGGAGTACCTCATCCAGGAGCAGCCTGCTGGGGAGGAGACCCGGCCAGGGCTGTCCCGAGAAGGCCCCACCGCCAGCCCGGCGTGCGTGCAGCCCCAGAGCCCCCGCTGCTGCAGCGCCTCCCCAGAGGAGCCGCTGAGCGGTGAATCTTCCGAGAGCTGCTGCCCCACCAGCCGGGAAGCTGCCGTTGAAGCCTTGGAATTGCTGGGAGCCACCTACGTGGATAAGAAGCGGGATCTGCTTGGGGCCCTGAAACACTGGAGACGGGCCATGGAGCTGCGTCACCAAGGGGGTGCGTATCTGCCCAAACCCGAGCCCCCCCAGCTGGTCCTGGCCTATGACTATTCCAGGGAGGTGAACACCGCTGAGGAGTTGGAGGCACTCATCACCGACCCGGATGAGATGCGCATGCAAGCCCTGTTGATCCGCGAGCGCATCCTGGGGCCCTCCCACCCGGACACTTCTTACTATATCCGTTACCGGGGCGCGGTGTATGCCGACTCGGGCAACTTCGAGCGCTGCATCCGCCTGTGGAAGTACGCCCTGGACATGCAGCAGAACAACCTGGAGCCTCTGAGTCCCATGACCGCCAGCAGCTTCCTCTCCTTTGCCGAACTCTTCTCCTACGTGCTTCAGGACCGCTCGGCCAAGGGCAGCCTGGGCACGCAGATCGGCTTTGCAGACCTCATGGGGGTGCTGTGCAAAGGGGTGCGGGAAGTGGAGCGGGCCCTGCAGCTGCCCAAGGAGCCCGGGGACTCGGCGCAGTTCACCAAGGCCCTGGCCATCATCCTCCACCTGCTCTATCTGCTGGAGAAAGTGGAGTGCACTCCCGACCAGGAGCACCTGAAGCACCAGACGGTCTACCGGCTGCTCAAGTGCGCCCCCCGCGGCAAGAACGGCTTCACCCCTCTGCACATGGCCGTGGACGCGGAGACCACGAACGTGGGCCGCTACCCGGTGGGCAGATTCCCCTCCCTCCAGGTGGTCAAGGTGCTGCTCGACTGCGGGGCTGACCCAGACAGCCGGGACTTTGACAACAACACCCCGCTGCACATCGCGGCACAGAACAACTGCCCCGGGATCATGAACGCCCTGATCGAAGCAGGAGCCCACATGGATGCCACCAACGCCTTCAAGAAGACGGCCTACGAGCTGCTGGATGAGAAACTGCTGGCTAAGAGCACCATTCAGCCCTTCAACTACGTCACCCTACAGTGCCTTGCAGCCCGCGCCCTGGACAAAAACAAGATTCCCTACAAGGGCTTCATCCCTGAGGAGCTGGAGGCCTTCATCGAGCTGCACTGA